In Pseudomonas abieticivorans, the genomic window GGGCGCGTGAGCGCGGGTTGTTCGCCGGAGAGCGGCGCGTGGGGCGTTAGCGACCTGCCTGGCCGCATTCGAGTCCACTGAAACGAGCGCACGGCAGTGCAAATGCACTAGTACACTTCGTGCAAATGCAGCTTACCGCGCGCGGTTCGGTTTCCTATTCTGGGCTCACATCTTGAGCGAAGAAGGAAACCAGCATGAGAACCGAAGAAATCAAAGGTGCCGTTCAGAAAGTTGCCGGCAAGGCCCAAGGCGCGTTGGGCGACTTGACCGGCGATTCGCAACTGCAGATGGAAGGCCAGGCCCGTGAGGCAGCCGGGCAGTTGCAGCAGTCCTATGGCGAGGTACTGGACACCGTCGGCGACTTCGTCAAACGTCGCCCCCTGGCCAGTGTTGCCATCGGCGCCGGTGTGTTGCTGGTGCTGCGCCGCCTGTTGCGCCATTCCTGATGGCATGTCGCTGAAGGAGAGCCTGCCCGTGCTTTCTCTTTTCCAAGTGCGCCAATTGATCGAGCTAGGATTTGCCCCGCTGGCCTGCGACAGCAGCGTGCAACCGGGCCATTTGCTGACCGTGAAAGTCTACGAACCCGACTCGGGGCGCGTCGACCTGATCGTCACCGGCATCGCCTTGCACCGTCTTGCCAACAGGGAGGCGGTGCAGGCGTTGATCGACGAACTGCGCGATGAACTCTCCGGCAATACCTTTGCCGGCCAGCAACGCCAGGCCGATACCGGCCTTACCTGATCGGTTTGCCCGGCCCGCCCGATGCCTGGTCCCACGGCATCGGCTGGCCGGCGCGCACCCGTGCGCTCAGCGCACGCAGGTACACCAGTGGCTCGCCGTCGGAGTGGGCATGGCTTTGCTCGTCCACCCAGGTCATCACCTGCTGGCGATCGAGGGAGGGGCGAATGTGCAGCATTTCCTTGATCAGGCGTTCACAGTGCTGGGAATAGGCGATGACGCTGGAAAACAGGTGACTGGCCATGAAAAAATACCTGCATTGACGGGTCGAAAGCACTCACGCCTGAGCGAAAAGGGCATGGGCCAACACTGCCTGTGTGGATACCTTCCTGCAAGCCCCCCGCGTGTTAGGCTGCAGGTAAATGTTCAGTTGGAGTACCCCCATGCGCAAGTGGCTTGCCCTGTTTGTCTGCCTGTTTGCCGGCACCGCCCAGGCCCAATTCAGCCTGCAACATGATCTGCCGCTTAGTTACATGGAGCAGGCGCATCCGGACAGCCAGCAGCAACCGCTGGTGATTTTCCTGCATGGGTATGGCAGCAACGAACTGGACCTGTTCAGCCTCAAGGACTACTTCCCGGCCAACTACACCTACCTCTCGGTGCGCGCGCCGATGACCGTGCCCGGGGGCGGTTACCAGTGGTTCGGCAAGGGCGCCAACCCGGGTGAGTACGACGCCAAGCCTGCAGACGTCGCCAAGAGCGAAAAGCTGATCATGGACTTCGTCACCGCCGCCGCGCAGAAATACCGCACCACGCCGGGCAAGGTGGTCCTGGTGGGCTTCAGCCAGGGCGCCATCATGGGCTATGACGTGGCCTTGCATCACCCTGACGCGGTGGGTGGGGTGGCCATCCTCAGCGGCAAGATGCTGCCCGCATTGCGCGCCGAAGTGAAACCGGGCAAGCCACTGACCGTGCCCGCCCTGTTCATCGGCCACGGCACGGCGGACAATCGCCTGCCCTATGCCTCGGCGACCCAGGCGCAAAAGCTGCTGCAGAGCGTGTCGGTGACGCCGCAGTTCCACGCCTATCAAGGCCTGGGGCATTCGATCAAC contains:
- a CDS encoding CsbD family protein — protein: MRTEEIKGAVQKVAGKAQGALGDLTGDSQLQMEGQAREAAGQLQQSYGEVLDTVGDFVKRRPLASVAIGAGVLLVLRRLLRHS
- a CDS encoding DUF1652 domain-containing protein, encoding MLSLFQVRQLIELGFAPLACDSSVQPGHLLTVKVYEPDSGRVDLIVTGIALHRLANREAVQALIDELRDELSGNTFAGQQRQADTGLT
- a CDS encoding alpha/beta hydrolase, producing the protein MRKWLALFVCLFAGTAQAQFSLQHDLPLSYMEQAHPDSQQQPLVIFLHGYGSNELDLFSLKDYFPANYTYLSVRAPMTVPGGGYQWFGKGANPGEYDAKPADVAKSEKLIMDFVTAAAQKYRTTPGKVVLVGFSQGAIMGYDVALHHPDAVGGVAILSGKMLPALRAEVKPGKPLTVPALFIGHGTADNRLPYASATQAQKLLQSVSVTPQFHAYQGLGHSINEAEINDLKAWLESLNG